The following DNA comes from Candidatus Manganitrophaceae bacterium.
CGACAATTGTATCGCTTGCCACGCTTGTGAGTCTGCCTGTTCCGAAAAGAACGGCCTTCCCTCTCATCTGGCCTTCAGGACGGTGGGTACGATTGAGGGAGGGAGCTATCCGAACGTTACGCGAATTAATATCTCCATGGCCTGTAATCATTGTGAGGACCCGGTCTGCCTGAAGGGCTGTCCGACACGGGCCTATACAAAGTATCTGGAGTACGGCGCGGTCTTACAGGACCCCGATATCTGTTTTGGCTGCGGATATTGTACCTGGGTGTGTCCTTAATGCGCCACAATTAAATCCGGTCGAAGGCCATGTCGAGAAATGCAACATGTGTGTAGATCGGCTTGAGGTTGGTTTGAAGCCGGCATGCGTGACTGCTTGTTTGGGTAATGCCCTTGAATTTGGCGTCATCGAGGATATCCCGGCGGGACGCCATGAGGCCAAACTTGAGATCCCCGGTTTTCCGGACCCTGAGATCTCCCGGCCGAATATCCGTTTTCAACAGAACCGTGCCTTGCCCGATAACTTCAGGCATGTCGATGCCGATCCGATTCGTTATGAACGGGATATAAATGAAAATAATCAGTTCAGTGTCAAGCCACTCTCCAAAAAAAGGAAGACGGATTGGGGGCTGGATCAGCTTCGTTCGCGTGAAGATCCACTGGTCTTCTTTACGCTTGCGACGCAGTTTGCGGTCGGGGGTTTTCTGCTTATCTTTCTTGCTCCCTTCTTCAGCAATGCGATGGGATGTATCCTGACGAAGGAAGAACATCCTGTCGCCATGGCAATGGCTTTGTTTGGACTGGTTGCGCTTCAGACAACTGCTCTGGTCTCTTCGACCCTGCATCTTGGGAAGCCGAAGTATTTTTATCGCGCCATGTACAACCTTCGCCACTCCTGGGTGAGCCGGGAGATTGCAGCAGTGGGTGCTTTTTATAACTTCTTTTTTGCTTATGCCTTGGTCAGAAACTTTCCTCTCCTGATCTCTTGGCTTCCGGAGGCTTATCCTGGAATCTTGACTCAGGTTCTAGGCGGGGGAGCGGCGTTTACAGGTCCTCTGGGGCTCTATTGTATGTATCGTTGTTACCGGATCAAGGCCCGTCCCTTTTGGGATCATTGGCATTCCGGAGGCGCATTTTTCTCGAGTACCTTGATACTGGGAGGTTTGGGTATTGGACTCATCTTTGGTTTTGCAGAGTTCATGCGTGGTCATTCACCTGCCTTTATTCTATCAAAGATGGCATTTCCCCTGCTTGCCGGCATGCTACTCCAGGGCGGAGCGCTTCTGTCGCATCTACAGGATATGAAGGTCAGAGGAGAAGAGGCAGCGGTTTCACACGAACTTATGTTGGGGAAATATGGCAAGACCTATTCTGCAAGATGGGTGAGTTGGACGCTTCTCTTGATGATTGCTGTACTCTATGCGGCTTTGAGTCCTGAGGGGGGTTGGGCATTGTTGGTCTGGGGGGGAGTATTTTTTCTTGCGTTGGCACATGAGGTCATTGGTCGTGCTCTTTTTTATGGCATCGTTGTGCCGACGACCAGCCCGGGTGGAATCTTCTGGAAGAATCAATCATTCCAGACGCAGGCACTTCAGAGCGGTCTGGCCGATCTACCTCAGGTCGGCGTGGTGCAAGACCATGGATAACCACAG
Coding sequences within:
- a CDS encoding aspartate carbamoyltransferase, whose product is MCVDRLEVGLKPACVTACLGNALEFGVIEDIPAGRHEAKLEIPGFPDPEISRPNIRFQQNRALPDNFRHVDADPIRYERDINENNQFSVKPLSKKRKTDWGLDQLRSREDPLVFFTLATQFAVGGFLLIFLAPFFSNAMGCILTKEEHPVAMAMALFGLVALQTTALVSSTLHLGKPKYFYRAMYNLRHSWVSREIAAVGAFYNFFFAYALVRNFPLLISWLPEAYPGILTQVLGGGAAFTGPLGLYCMYRCYRIKARPFWDHWHSGGAFFSSTLILGGLGIGLIFGFAEFMRGHSPAFILSKMAFPLLAGMLLQGGALLSHLQDMKVRGEEAAVSHELMLGKYGKTYSARWVSWTLLLMIAVLYAALSPEGGWALLVWGGVFFLALAHEVIGRALFYGIVVPTTSPGGIFWKNQSFQTQALQSGLADLPQVGVVQDHG